In the genome of Microtus pennsylvanicus isolate mMicPen1 chromosome X, mMicPen1.hap1, whole genome shotgun sequence, the window CAAATACAAAGTGTCCTTGTCTTTTTCAATATTGTATGATAGTTTGGGAGGTAGATAAGAAAGAagtatatgttttaataaaacatgtGCAGATTATGATCGACTGTGCAGGAAATGAAAACAGTCAGGGGATGAAATATAATTAGGGAGAGGACAGTCTTGAGTAGATAAGACAGTCAGAGAATGTTTTTCTTGGGAGAAAGGAACACAGAAGATCCTGAAGGATTGGGAGGAGTTAAAACTGAAaagaacatgaggaactgtaactCAGGCAGAGGGAACAGCAAACACAGAGACTTACTGGCTGGCCACAATCTGGGTCTTATGAAAATgtacctctctctcttcccttagGGTAAGATGATCTGGAGGTTTGTTAAGAAATATGAATTCCTGAGGACCACATCCCAGATGGAATACATGGGATAGGACTTAGAGAGGAGAGTCCTACAAATTGGGTGAATACTACCATGACAAAAGTTAGGAAATACTGCCCATAAAGAACAATGTATGGTATTTGTTCCATGGTGGAGTGTATCTCAAGAAGATGAGAGATCAGTGTAAAAATGTTATGTTATTTGTTGGATTTTTCTCTACTGCTACACCCTAACATAGCAAGTTCTTAGAAGGAGTGACCAAAGTTAGCAATACCTCATATGTTGGACATACCCCGCTTGGTATATCCTTGGAACTGTCATTTCCTTTACATACAGGCCTTTAGATGCGGTAGGCTGAATATTAAAAGTGCCTCTCCTATATTCCCAATTCCAGTTTATTCATTGGAACACTGATGTAGGTATTGCCACAAAGAAACATTGCCaatgaaattctgaaaatggGTCCTGACCATGGTAACCTGGATTACTCAAGCAAGTCCATCATAATCATATGAACTCTTGTGAACAAGGAAAGAGGATGCCATAGAAGAGGAATGCCAAAGAAGTACCAGAAGAGACCGAAGTAAAGTGCAAGATATGAGACCATGAAGAGCATGAGAAGACATGGAGGCAGCAAGGAAATTGGGGCTTTACTCCAACAACTACAAAGAACTAAATTACTTAAATAAGTCTGGAAATGGATTTTTCTCAAAGCTTCCTCTTTGGCCAGAAGTTTGGGTTGTGAAATATGAAGCCGAGGAACAAGCTAACTTTACCAAGATTTTGTAATACAGAGACATAAGATAATATATTTGGGTCATTACAAGGTATGTGCCATTTGTTACAATGACAATGGAAAGTTCATACCAAAGGTTACATTCAAACTTAGGGCTCCCAACCAGAAGGCTATTCTTTTATACTATCATCATTAGGATTCCCAACAGGGGCTTAGTCTTGTGACACTTTAAGACTGACATTCCacattattaaaacaaataaaactattgCTAATTCAAGGTGGGTGGGAGATTCTAATGATATGCTACTACTGAGCCAactttgaaatcttttttttttttttcgagacagggtttctctgtggttttggagcctgtcctggaactagctcttgtagaccaggctggtctcgaactcacagagatccgcctgcctctgcctcccgtcaACTTTGAAATCTTATGCAGGCATCAATAGGCTTCTTCCACAGGTTTGTAGGTATCAGGGATGATTTTGGACAAAGAACTTGAAAGTTAGTTTTCCCCATTTGTTTCAAAATGGTTGCCTAGGAAACAGAATTAGATGGTACCAGATGGAATTTGGACTTAAGGTAGAAGCATTTATTAGCTGTGATTGAGTTCAAATTGTATGGAAAGAATAAATATTGGCTTAGAAAGGGTTGgactgaacatagttgagcatatacttttgttgtatgatagggcctctcttgggtatattcccaagagtggtattgctgggtccaggggtaggttgatcccaaatttcctgagaaaccgccacactgctttctaaagtggttgcacaagtttgcattcccaccagcaatggatgagtgtacccctttctccacaacctctccagcaaaggctatcattggtgtttctgattttagccattctgacaggtgtaagatggtatcttaaagttgtcttgatttgcatttccccgattgctaaggaagttgagcatgaccttaagtgtcttttggccatttgaagttcttctgttgagaattctctgttcagctcagtgccccattttataattgggttgattagccttttacagtctagtttcttgagttctttatatattttggagatcagacctttgtcagttgcggggttggtgaagatcttctcccagtcagtgggttgcctttttgtcttagtgacagtgtcctttgctttacagaagcttctcagtctcaggagatcccatttattcaatgatgcccttaatgtctgtgcttctggggttatacgtaggaagcggtctcctgatgtactcactcataattggtttctagccataaataaaggacattgagcctataattcgtgatcctagagaagctaaataagaaggtgaacccaaagaaaagcatatagtcatcctcctggatattaaccttcatcaggcgatgaaaggagacagagacagagttccacattggagcaccagactgaaaccccaaggtccaaatcaggagcagaaggagaagagagcacaggcaaggaactcaggaccgcgaggggtgcaaccacacactgagacaatgggaatgttctatcgagaactcaccaaggccagctggactgggtctgaaaaagcatgggataaaaccggactcactgaacatagcagacaatgaggactgctgagaagtcaagaacaatggcactgggttttgatcctactgcatgtactggctttgtgggagcctaggctgtttggatgctcagcttactagacctggaaggaggtgggaggtccttggactccccacagggcagggaaccctgactgcttttcaggctgatgagagagaaggattgggggagggaaatgggaggcggtggcggggaggagacagaaatcttaaataaataaataaataaatatgcccagttaatcattttctgaatattttgtctttttcatgtgTAGAATATTTTCACCTACTATATTCCTATGctcatatttatcatttattttcaacTACTGCTATAAACACGTTCTTCCTATTGCTTTTGAAGCAATAGGCCCTTAAGTCCACAGAACATAACATATTGTTTCTGTGGCACAAGCTGCTTAACCTCTTCTGATCATTTGACATATGTTGTTATTTGATTATTGCTTTAATTATTAAACCTGAACTATTATGCaaaaaaaggattaaaaagaAGAGTAAGATATGGTCAAAAGCAACAGGGAATTCCAATGTATAATATACTCATCCACAGTCAGGACTTGAGGATTGCAGATTATTCTGGTAGGCCTGGCTGATGGAgtaaggtcattggttaagtaattaagaaactgcttggcctcaggttaaaacataggtgggaggagtaaacagaacagaatgctgggaggaagaggaagtgagctcagagacgccatgctccccgctcccgggtagacatgatagctctgctctctggggcagacgcgatgaagctccgacccaggatggacataggctagaatcttcccagtaagcgcacctatcggtgctatgcagatgattagaaatgggctaaattaatatctGAGAATtagtctagaagaggctagatagaaatgggccaagcagtgtttaaatgaatacagtttgtgtgttgttatttcaggcataagctagcaggcggccggggtgctggggacgcagccccaccactcctattacaacacctgGCTTTAGTGGGATTAAGCAGGGAATCCACATAGTAGCAGAGATGCAGGAAATAGGTCTTTGTGGTTAGACATTGCCCTGGTGAATAAAGATATGTAAATCTaacaaggaaaaacagaaacCCTAGGCCTTCtgagtacatatatatgtgtgtgcatgtgtgtgtgtgtatgtgtgtgtgtgtgttacagccATGTAGATTGGTCTTCTTGTGCGACTCCTATCAATGGCAAAAGGGGCTATCTCTGATGCTGTTGCCTACTTTGGGGACCCTTTCTGCCTACCAGATTACCTCATCCAGCCTAAATAAAACAGGAgatgcctagtctcactgcaacttgatattccGTGATTGACTGAAAACCACGGGAGGCCCACCCTtttatgaagagaaacagaggaggaagagtggatggagtACAAGGCATGATGGAGAGGAATGGGttagatttctgggaatttccacTTTACTAGGTTTATAGCTCATCCCAGAAATGTCCCAGAAACCAGTTGTCTCGCTCAGTacctctctctccattttccccTCACCTGATCCATCCCTTTCTCATTCCTTGCCCCCATCTAGACCCCTCTCCCATCCATCAGTGATGTCTATTCTATAACCCTTTCACAGTGAGATTCTCAAGCCCCATCGTGACCCCTTGTTAATTAGCTTCTCTCTGAGCCTgtgattgtagcatggttatcctctCTGGGCCTGTGATTGCATCATGGTTAccttacagctaatattcacttataagtgagtacatacaataattgtctttctgggtctaggttagctcactcaggatgaccttttctagttctacccatttgcaagcaaatttcttttactttataaaatggCCTACATTCTATGGATGCCAAACATGGGATATCCTTATGTAAAGTGGGGTATATTTGAAGTTAGTGAGATTGCCCAGTGACTATGTAAGCTTGCCATCAAGCTTAATATGAGTTTGAACCCAGTGTTTCTGAaggtaaaaacaagaaaaacaactcGGACAAGCAGCCCTCTGATCTTTACACCATATTTTCTATCAGAGCACACAGGGAATGCTCAGCAATTTGTGATACTCACAAACAGAAAGATATGCATGACTGTCCAGTGTACAGCATAGTCTTCCTACTACATGACAAGGGAACACACTATCTGCAGAGCTAACACTATAAAGTCCAGCTCTGCCTTCAGGAGACCTGAGTTTCAGAGTGTCTCCAGACAGAATtgtgtttacttttctgtttatgtgtCAGCTTCCTTACAAACCTTCTTTCACTTGATATTTATCCTGTGATAAATATCTTTGCAACATGCATTTCACCATTACTTTTCCCTGCTACTGCCTGTCGGAAATATCTGAACTCATGATCATGGCCTTCAGAGATTAGGATACGAAAAtacccaaagaaagaaacaggttAGACAGAGGAGGAAGTCATTTAGACAGACCAAGAAAATAAAGTTGGTGCTTTATTTAGAATGAGTTGAGAACTACAAGAGTTTTTATATGAATAGGAACTTTCTTCTAGGAACCTTCTGACCGATGTTGCAAGTGTAGTTCTCACTTCATATCTCTTGATCGGCCACTATGGGAGCACACTTGGCCTTCACCTGATTCTTTAGTTTCAAAGAGTttatctcaaagagaaaaaagatagcACCAAAGAGTGACATGGTGGCAATTAGTACCCCTATTGGGAACACAACAGTATAGTGTTTGCTTATTAAGGCTTCTTTTTTAACCGgaaagtcaggtggaaagtcaAGAGTGGTTTGGCCATAATGATCTACAAAGTGGTTCCAGCTCACAGAAACAAATGTGAAGATGCTGCTAACACACAAAACTAAGGCAGCAACCTTGTAGCAATATAACTGCATCTCAATAAATGGGTCTTTCATGCAGTCAATATTAATGGCGATTGCACTGAAAATCAGAACTACAGGCTTCATCGTAACAGCCCACATTATCAGTGTCTGTGCATACTGAAATTCAGGTGAAATGGTCCAAGTGGAATTGATAGGGGTGTGCACCAGAATCTTGGTTACAGTGCCTGAAACATTAAATTCTTGAGGGTAGAAAGCTTCCCAAAGTCCAAAAGACACGAATTGCACAAACTTGTCATTGAATTCCCAGAGGCGCCAGAATTTGCAGTTTGTGATGACTATCTCGAACACCAAGGCTGATAGGCTGCAGAGGAGGCCACTAAACTTGAAGAGGTACTCCTTCGCATTGGCAAGTCTAAAGATGAAATTGAACAGGTATATAGTCAAGTCAGGAACACAAGGGACAGTGGAAAACAAAATGAGTTATGGTTTACAGAGCAATAAGTTCTTATACCTTGTCCTTGCTGTCACAAAAAGTTGTATTTAAGTAATATACCTATGGCCAAAGTTCCCTCTATATGAGGTTTTGATTAGCAATTTCACTATATCTATCAAATGCTGAAATGTGCAAATTTGTTAACTAAGCATGTTAATGCTTGGAATTAATACTCAATAATTTACAACACATGTTAAATGATGTTTAATTAAGCAGTGTTTACAAtacataaataagataaatagcTTAAATGAGAGGTATAAGCAGAAGAATGCACAAATATCTATAAATTATGGTAGTGAACTTACACAAATTTAATTCACCTATATTGTCTGCTATATTTCTACATGCGTATGCTAGTGTATGTGTTATCGGAAAACATATTGGAAAACCTGAATTATTATTATGTGACCAAAATTAAAATCTGTATGTGAAACATGAGCCCTCATGAATATTTCAATCGTTTCTCATGACTTACTCAAACATACACATTAgaaaattaccttcatttcatTGCTGAATATGAAGTATCCTAACTGTCTTATGTGAGAAACtatcttctccagcaccaaattAATACTATACATTTATTGTATGCACCAACTTATTTAGATCACTTATTGGTTCATATCTTTGGATGTAGGGTCAATGTTCATGAATAACTATGCCCTGAAGGATGTCACTGTGTTCTTGAGCATAAATAAAGTTCAGGCATGTACATGATAACATTGCCACCTCCAATGCAGAAGGTTTGAGTGCACTACAAACTGTACCTCCTTGCCACAAAAATTTCCCTACCAGCTTCCCACTATTCCACATTCTCTGTGGAATGTACTTCCTAACAGGGTGAAGGCAGTAGCTCTACTAAATTGGGAAGTCATATCAGCAAGGTGACT includes:
- the LOC142841499 gene encoding uncharacterized protein LOC142841499, with amino-acid sequence MDLFLLDKQRLANAKEYLFKFSGLLCSLSALVFEIVITNCKFWRLWEFNDKFVQFVSFGLWEAFYPQEFNVSGTVTKILVHTPINSTWTISPEFQYAQTLIMWAVTMKPVVLIFSAIAINIDCMKDPFIEMQLYCYKVAALVLCVSSIFTFVSVSWNHFVDHYGQTTLDFPPDFPVKKEALISKHYTVVFPIGVLIATMSLFGAIFFLFEINSLKLKNQVKAKCAPIVADQEI